Part of the Juglans regia cultivar Chandler chromosome 14, Walnut 2.0, whole genome shotgun sequence genome, AATGGAACAGGGGGCCAACTAGTTTTTCAGGAGAAGGGAGGCGAACAAGAAAAAGTGCAGCATGCCACACACAACCTGcatgaagtagaagaagaagaagaagaaagtagcGAGCTTAAAGGGGCGAATAGAGTTAATAACCAGGAGTGTAGTGGAACAACAGGGCACACTGTAGCTACAGATCAAGGTCAGGACAGCGTTGTGGTCCAATTGAATGATGATCTACCAGAGAAGTTTCCTGCCCCCTCCACACAATCAATAGAAGAGCAAGTTGTTGAGGACATAGGGAAAGTTTTAATTGAGCAAGAGAGCCTGCAAATCGTTAAATCTACATATCCCCTACCAAACCCACAAGAGGTTAGCACAGAAGCCATTAATCCAGTTGTGAGCGAAGTCACTGAGTCGGGCGAAGAATGGGAGAATCCTCTGATAAGCCTAAAGAGGAAAtcgaagaagaaaaaggcaagATCCTTAGCAGTCAGTGTTAATGAGACGTTTATGGTTGCGCATGAAGAGGAAAGAAGGGATGAGATACTATTTTCCCATTCTGATcacgagagtgagagagacaaaaTCAAGGATGATATGCGCAAGGAATACTGCACAGACTCTGAGGGCTCCAACAACCCCAGAAAAACAGGCCAGAAAAGGGGCGCTACCAGAGTGGTAATTCGTCCttccaaatttaaattatgatcagtcctattattttttggaatattagaggAGTAGGCACTTCTTATAGGAGGTTGAGGAAAATTATTAAGCAATTTAGCCCTAATATCATAGCTTTAGCTGAGCCCTTTTTGTTAGAGGATAGAATCCCGTCATTCTTAGGAAGATTTAGTTGCAATTGTTTTGTCACAAATGAGGTGCAtggtggtaaaatttggttGATGTGGAATTCACTGGTTTCGATACAGTGGGTGGCGGGGTCTAATCAGTTTATTACTGTGAAAGTAGAGGAGAATGGTCATACGTTTCTACtatctattatatatgcaaAGTGCAACCGTAATGATAGAAGAGAGCTTTGGGCGGATTTGGAAAATATGGGGACTGCCAGAATTCCTTGGGTTCTCTGTGGGGACTTTAATATCATTAAGGACGAATCAGAAAGAAGAGGTGGGCGTCCTCGTCCTTTTGTAGCCATGGAAGAATTCAACCAGTGCATTCAAACCTGTGGTCTTTTAGAGATGTGCTCCAAAGGCCCGAATATGACCTGGTGCAATGGTCAAGGGGGTCAAGCGCGCAGTTGGGCCAGGTTAGACAGATGTTTTATTGatactaattttcttaattcttttcCTAATGTGTCTTACCAGGTTTTGGCGCGCTCTACTTCGGATCACTCCCCGTTGGTTATTCAAATGGGGGAGAACTTATTCAGGTATGGTCCTAGTCCTTTCCGCtttcaatatatgtggactGATCATTTGGATTTCTATAGTTTTGTGGATGGAGTGTGGAAACGTGAGGGCCTAGGGCAAGGTTTAATCAACCTTTCCTCTAAATTACAAAGGGTTAAGGTGGCTTTAAAAGAGTGGAATAAGAGTGTTTTTGGTAGGACTAACATCATAATCAAGGGTCTAGAGGCTCGTATTGATTATCTGGAAAGCCGTCTTCAAGTCTCTTTTAATGCCGAGGACGACTCTGACCTATTAGCACCCAAGTTGGAACTTTCAACTTGGTTGGGTAGAGAGGACACTAGGCTTGCTCATATGGCAAAGAAAAACTGGTTGAAAGATGGG contains:
- the LOC118344540 gene encoding uncharacterized protein LOC118344540; the protein is MISPIIFWNIRGVGTSYRRLRKIIKQFSPNIIALAEPFLLEDRIPSFLGRFSCNCFVTNEVHGGKIWLMWNSLVSIQWVAGSNQFITVKVEENGHTFLLSIIYAKCNRNDRRELWADLENMGTARIPWVLCGDFNIIKDESERRGFGALYFGSLPVGYSNGGELIQVWS